In Phyllopteryx taeniolatus isolate TA_2022b chromosome 6, UOR_Ptae_1.2, whole genome shotgun sequence, one genomic interval encodes:
- the cblc gene encoding E3 ubiquitin-protein ligase CBL-C isoform X2: MATASSEDNVRQHPTNGDHMLVNKTLRRLEKLHELCSDPRLSLKNSPPYLPELVPNTASVLRRVWKPYRGLGALMGRAPGGDEAVYLRVHARNLLDKTDRALLLFKDKDKMFDETSSDRMNLTKLSLIFSHMLWELKAVFPGERYHGDTYKMTKTEARDFWKLSFGKKCIVRWSSFAEKLRRVHLFEDGMESMALKSTVDLTCNDHVSVFEFDIFTRLFQPWGSLLWNWNQLAVTHPGYMAFLTYDQAVSRLKHYIHKPGSYIFRLSCTRMGQWAIGYVTGEGGIVQTIPENMSLCLALLLGHSQERYLYPDGRDVNPDLTALHRPEHRAKVNVTREQYELYCDPGTSFQLCKICTEKDKDTRIEPCGHLMCRRCLDNWLKSAGHTCPYCRCDIDDTEPVDVEPYQPEHKEEEESDDDEDDHEDIELVVKQMAALRKTTAAGGVTQQ, encoded by the exons ATGGCAACGGCCAGCTCAGAAGATAACGTGCGTCAGCATCCTACCAATGGAGACCACATGCTGGTCAACAAAACCCTCAGGAGGTTGGAAAAACTCCACGAGTTGTGCTCGGACCCCCGGCTGAGCCTGAAGAACAGCCCGCCGTATCTTCCTGAGCTGGTCCCCAATACGGCCTCTGTGCTCCGACGGGTCTGGAAGCCCTACCGAGGCCTCGGGGCACTGATGGGCCGGGCCCCCGGGGGGGACGAGGCGGTGTACCTCAGGGTCCATGCCAGGAACCTGCTGGATAAGACGGACAGGGCCTTGCTGCTCTTTAAAGACAAGGACAAGATGTTTGATGAGACGTCCAGCGACAG GATGAACCTTACCAAGCTGTCCCTGATCTTCAGTCACATGTTGTGGGAGCTTAAGGCCGTGTTTCCGGGGGAACGTTACCACGGCGACACCTACAAGATGACCAAGACGGAAGCACGGGACTTTTGGAAGCTTTCTTTTGGCAAAAA ATGCATTGTGCGATGGAGCAGTTTCGCAGAGAAGCTGCGCCGCGTGCACCTGTTTGAGGACGGGATGGAGTCCATGGCCCTCAAGTCCACTGTCGATCTCACCTGCAACGACCACGTCTCTGTCTTTGAATTTGACATCTTTACCAGGCTCTTTCAG CCATGGGGATCCCTCCTGTGGAACTGGAACCAACTAGCCGTGACCCACCCGGGCTACATGGCCTTCCTCACGTATGACCAGGCCGTGTCACGACTGAAACACTACATCCACAAGCCTGGAAG CTACATATTCCGTCTGAGCTGCACCAGGATGGGCCAATGGGCCATCGGGTACGTGACCGGTGAGGGCGGCATTGTGCAGACCATCCCTGAGAATATGTCGCTCTGCCTGGCGCTCCTTCTGGGCCACAGCCAGGAACG CTACTTGTACCCGGATGGTCGCGATGTGAACCCAGACCTCACTGCACTGCACCGACCGGAACACAGAGCAAAAGTCAACGTTACGCGA GAGCAGTATGAGCTTTACTGTGATCCAGGCACCTCCTTCCAGCTGTGCAAGATCTGCACAGAGAAGGACAAGGACACCCGCATCGAGCCGTGCGGCCACCTCATGTGCAGACGCTGTCTGGACAACTGGCTG AAATCGGCCGGCCACACGTGTCCGTACTGCCGCTGTGACATCGACGACACAGAGCCCGTCGACGTCGAGCCCTACCAGCCGGAacacaaggaggaggaggagagtgaCGATGATGAAGACGACCACGAAGACATTGAGCTGGTGGTGAAGCAAATGGCTGCGCTGAGGAAGACG
- the cblc gene encoding E3 ubiquitin-protein ligase CBL-C isoform X1: MATASSEDNVRQHPTNGDHMLVNKTLRRLEKLHELCSDPRLSLKNSPPYLPELVPNTASVLRRVWKPYRGLGALMGRAPGGDEAVYLRVHARNLLDKTDRALLLFKDKDKMFDETSSDRMNLTKLSLIFSHMLWELKAVFPGERYHGDTYKMTKTEARDFWKLSFGKKCIVRWSSFAEKLRRVHLFEDGMESMALKSTVDLTCNDHVSVFEFDIFTRLFQPWGSLLWNWNQLAVTHPGYMAFLTYDQAVSRLKHYIHKPGSYIFRLSCTRMGQWAIGYVTGEGGIVQTIPENMSLCLALLLGHSQERYLYPDGRDVNPDLTALHRPEHRAKVNVTREQYELYCDPGTSFQLCKICTEKDKDTRIEPCGHLMCRRCLDNWLQKSAGHTCPYCRCDIDDTEPVDVEPYQPEHKEEEESDDDEDDHEDIELVVKQMAALRKTTAAGGVTQQ, encoded by the exons ATGGCAACGGCCAGCTCAGAAGATAACGTGCGTCAGCATCCTACCAATGGAGACCACATGCTGGTCAACAAAACCCTCAGGAGGTTGGAAAAACTCCACGAGTTGTGCTCGGACCCCCGGCTGAGCCTGAAGAACAGCCCGCCGTATCTTCCTGAGCTGGTCCCCAATACGGCCTCTGTGCTCCGACGGGTCTGGAAGCCCTACCGAGGCCTCGGGGCACTGATGGGCCGGGCCCCCGGGGGGGACGAGGCGGTGTACCTCAGGGTCCATGCCAGGAACCTGCTGGATAAGACGGACAGGGCCTTGCTGCTCTTTAAAGACAAGGACAAGATGTTTGATGAGACGTCCAGCGACAG GATGAACCTTACCAAGCTGTCCCTGATCTTCAGTCACATGTTGTGGGAGCTTAAGGCCGTGTTTCCGGGGGAACGTTACCACGGCGACACCTACAAGATGACCAAGACGGAAGCACGGGACTTTTGGAAGCTTTCTTTTGGCAAAAA ATGCATTGTGCGATGGAGCAGTTTCGCAGAGAAGCTGCGCCGCGTGCACCTGTTTGAGGACGGGATGGAGTCCATGGCCCTCAAGTCCACTGTCGATCTCACCTGCAACGACCACGTCTCTGTCTTTGAATTTGACATCTTTACCAGGCTCTTTCAG CCATGGGGATCCCTCCTGTGGAACTGGAACCAACTAGCCGTGACCCACCCGGGCTACATGGCCTTCCTCACGTATGACCAGGCCGTGTCACGACTGAAACACTACATCCACAAGCCTGGAAG CTACATATTCCGTCTGAGCTGCACCAGGATGGGCCAATGGGCCATCGGGTACGTGACCGGTGAGGGCGGCATTGTGCAGACCATCCCTGAGAATATGTCGCTCTGCCTGGCGCTCCTTCTGGGCCACAGCCAGGAACG CTACTTGTACCCGGATGGTCGCGATGTGAACCCAGACCTCACTGCACTGCACCGACCGGAACACAGAGCAAAAGTCAACGTTACGCGA GAGCAGTATGAGCTTTACTGTGATCCAGGCACCTCCTTCCAGCTGTGCAAGATCTGCACAGAGAAGGACAAGGACACCCGCATCGAGCCGTGCGGCCACCTCATGTGCAGACGCTGTCTGGACAACTGGCTG CAGAAATCGGCCGGCCACACGTGTCCGTACTGCCGCTGTGACATCGACGACACAGAGCCCGTCGACGTCGAGCCCTACCAGCCGGAacacaaggaggaggaggagagtgaCGATGATGAAGACGACCACGAAGACATTGAGCTGGTGGTGAAGCAAATGGCTGCGCTGAGGAAGACG